The proteins below are encoded in one region of Candidatus Latescibacter sp.:
- a CDS encoding class I SAM-dependent methyltransferase, producing the protein MNAPQFARRLLLALCPLLIVSSAFLQAQQQKEQFQPQVGQRGKDVVWVPTPQALVEKMLDIAKVTPEDFVIDLGSGDGRTVITAVKRGARALGIEYNPDMVELSKRNAAKEGIGDKAEFVKADLFESDFSQATVITMFLLPQINLKLRPKLLELRPCTRIVSNTFTMEDWSADETATVDDVDSPWNTALLWIVPAKVEGSWKLPQGDLNLTQEFQMISGTLKSGNNSSPIANGRLRGDQISFSAGDAQYTGRVNGSAIEGTVASGGSSSKFSGTRTDK; encoded by the coding sequence ATGAATGCACCGCAGTTTGCGCGGCGGTTGTTGTTGGCGCTCTGTCCGCTCTTGATAGTTTCGAGTGCATTCCTCCAGGCGCAGCAGCAGAAAGAACAATTCCAGCCGCAGGTCGGCCAGAGAGGCAAGGATGTGGTGTGGGTTCCGACGCCGCAGGCGCTTGTGGAAAAAATGCTCGATATAGCGAAAGTCACACCGGAGGATTTCGTGATTGACCTCGGTTCAGGCGACGGGCGCACGGTTATCACTGCCGTTAAACGCGGCGCCCGGGCGCTGGGCATCGAATACAATCCGGACATGGTCGAACTGTCGAAGCGCAACGCAGCCAAGGAAGGAATCGGCGACAAAGCCGAATTTGTCAAAGCTGACCTTTTCGAGAGCGATTTCTCGCAGGCTACAGTGATTACCATGTTTCTTTTGCCTCAGATAAATCTTAAGCTGCGCCCGAAGTTACTCGAACTCAGACCCTGCACCCGAATCGTATCGAATACCTTCACGATGGAAGATTGGTCTGCCGATGAGACCGCCACAGTCGATGATGTCGATTCCCCCTGGAATACGGCCCTTCTATGGATTGTGCCCGCAAAAGTGGAAGGTTCATGGAAGCTGCCGCAGGGAGATCTCAATCTCACTCAGGAGTTCCAGATGATTTCCGGTACTCTCAAGTCCGGCAATAATTCCTCACCGATTGCGAATGGCAGGCTGCGCGGGGATCAGATCAGTTTCAGCGCCGGAGACGCCCAATACACCGGCCGTGTGAACGGAAGCGCCATTGAAGGAACCGTCGCATCCGGCGGAAGCAGCAGCAAGTTTAGCGGGACGCGCACTGACAAGTAA